One window of the Alligator mississippiensis isolate rAllMis1 chromosome 5, rAllMis1, whole genome shotgun sequence genome contains the following:
- the STEAP2 gene encoding metalloreductase STEAP2 isoform X3, with the protein MESISMMGSPKNCNETFLPNGVNGIKDASKIPVGIIGSGDFAKSLTIRLIRCGYHVVIGSRNPKFAAEFFPHVVDVTHHEDAVAKTNIIFVAIHREHYASLWDLKHLLVGKILVDVSNNTRVDQYPESNAEYLASLFPDSSIVKGFNVVSAWALQLGPKDASRQVYICSSNVQARHQVIELARQLNFIPIDLGALSASREIENLPLRLFTLWKGPVVLAVSLATFFFIYSFIRDVIHPYVRNQQSDFYKIPIEIVNKTLPVVAITLLSLVYLSGLLAAAYQLYYGTKYRRFPPWLESWLQCRKQLGLLSFFFATVHVAYSLCLPMRRSERYLFLNMAYQQVHANVENSWNEEEVWRIEMYISFGIMSLGLLSLLAVTSIPSVNSALNWREFSFIQRCICRET; encoded by the exons ATGGAATCGATCTCAATGATGGGAAGCCCCAAGAACTGCAATGAAACCTTCTTACCAAATGGTGTCAATGGTATCAAGGATGCCAGTAAGATCCCTGTAGGCATAATTGGAAGTGGAGACTTTGCCAAGTCCCTGACCATTCGGCTTATCAGATGCGGATACCATGTAGTCATAGGAAGCAGAAACCCCAAATTTGCTGCTGAGTTCTTTCCACATGTGGTTGATGTCACTCACCATGAAGATGCAGTAGCCAAAACTAACATAATTTTTGTTGCCATACACAGAGAACATTATGCCTCTTTGTGGGACCTGAAGCATCTACTTGTTGGTAAAATTCTTGTTGATGTTAGCAACAATACAAGAGTAGATCAGTATCCAGAATCCAATGCAGAGTATCTGGCATCACTTTTCCCAGATTCTTCCATTGTCAAAGGATTTAATGTAGTGTCAGCCTGGGCGCTACAGTTAGGACCCAAGGATGCCAGCAGACAG GTCTATATATGCAGTAGCAATGTGCAAGCTCGCCATCAAGTCATTGAACTTGCTCGTCAGTTGAATTTTATTCCCATTGATTTGGGAGCATTGTCAGCATCAAGGGAGATTGAAAACTTACCTCTACGACTGTTCACACTGTGGAAAGGGCCAGTAGTGTTGGCTGTTAGCCTGGCCACTTTTTTCTTCATCTACTCCTTCATCAGAGATGTGATACATCCATATGTGAGAAATCAGCAGAGTGACTTTTACAAGATTCCCATTGAGATTGTGAACAAGACTTTACCAGTTGTTGCTATCACGTTGTTGTCTCTGGTGTATTTATCAGGACTCCTGGCAGCTGCTTATCAGCTTTACTATGGCACTAAATATAGGCGATTTCCTCCTTGGCTGGAGAGTTGGTTGCAATGTAGAAAGCAGCTTGGTCTACTCAGTTTTTTCTTTGCTACAGTACATGTGGCTTACAGCCTCTGCTTACCTATGAGGAGGTCAGAACGATATTTGTTTCTCAATATGGCTTATCAACAG GTTCATGCAAATGTTGAAAATTCTTGGAATGAGGAAGAAGTGTGGCGAATCGAAATGTATATCTCCTTTGGAATAATGAGCCTTGGGTTGCTTTCTTTGCTGGCAGTAACATCCATCCCTTCAGTAAACAGTGCCTTAAACTGGAGGGAATTCAGTTTTATTCAG AGGTGCATCTGCAGGGAGACCTAA
- the STEAP2 gene encoding metalloreductase STEAP2 isoform X1, protein MESISMMGSPKNCNETFLPNGVNGIKDASKIPVGIIGSGDFAKSLTIRLIRCGYHVVIGSRNPKFAAEFFPHVVDVTHHEDAVAKTNIIFVAIHREHYASLWDLKHLLVGKILVDVSNNTRVDQYPESNAEYLASLFPDSSIVKGFNVVSAWALQLGPKDASRQVYICSSNVQARHQVIELARQLNFIPIDLGALSASREIENLPLRLFTLWKGPVVLAVSLATFFFIYSFIRDVIHPYVRNQQSDFYKIPIEIVNKTLPVVAITLLSLVYLSGLLAAAYQLYYGTKYRRFPPWLESWLQCRKQLGLLSFFFATVHVAYSLCLPMRRSERYLFLNMAYQQVHANVENSWNEEEVWRIEMYISFGIMSLGLLSLLAVTSIPSVNSALNWREFSFIQSTLGYVALLISTFHVLIYGWKRAFEEEYYRFYTPPNFVLALVLPCVVILGKIILLLPCISRKLRRIRRGWEKSQVMEETSGTVPHVSPERVTVM, encoded by the exons ATGGAATCGATCTCAATGATGGGAAGCCCCAAGAACTGCAATGAAACCTTCTTACCAAATGGTGTCAATGGTATCAAGGATGCCAGTAAGATCCCTGTAGGCATAATTGGAAGTGGAGACTTTGCCAAGTCCCTGACCATTCGGCTTATCAGATGCGGATACCATGTAGTCATAGGAAGCAGAAACCCCAAATTTGCTGCTGAGTTCTTTCCACATGTGGTTGATGTCACTCACCATGAAGATGCAGTAGCCAAAACTAACATAATTTTTGTTGCCATACACAGAGAACATTATGCCTCTTTGTGGGACCTGAAGCATCTACTTGTTGGTAAAATTCTTGTTGATGTTAGCAACAATACAAGAGTAGATCAGTATCCAGAATCCAATGCAGAGTATCTGGCATCACTTTTCCCAGATTCTTCCATTGTCAAAGGATTTAATGTAGTGTCAGCCTGGGCGCTACAGTTAGGACCCAAGGATGCCAGCAGACAG GTCTATATATGCAGTAGCAATGTGCAAGCTCGCCATCAAGTCATTGAACTTGCTCGTCAGTTGAATTTTATTCCCATTGATTTGGGAGCATTGTCAGCATCAAGGGAGATTGAAAACTTACCTCTACGACTGTTCACACTGTGGAAAGGGCCAGTAGTGTTGGCTGTTAGCCTGGCCACTTTTTTCTTCATCTACTCCTTCATCAGAGATGTGATACATCCATATGTGAGAAATCAGCAGAGTGACTTTTACAAGATTCCCATTGAGATTGTGAACAAGACTTTACCAGTTGTTGCTATCACGTTGTTGTCTCTGGTGTATTTATCAGGACTCCTGGCAGCTGCTTATCAGCTTTACTATGGCACTAAATATAGGCGATTTCCTCCTTGGCTGGAGAGTTGGTTGCAATGTAGAAAGCAGCTTGGTCTACTCAGTTTTTTCTTTGCTACAGTACATGTGGCTTACAGCCTCTGCTTACCTATGAGGAGGTCAGAACGATATTTGTTTCTCAATATGGCTTATCAACAG GTTCATGCAAATGTTGAAAATTCTTGGAATGAGGAAGAAGTGTGGCGAATCGAAATGTATATCTCCTTTGGAATAATGAGCCTTGGGTTGCTTTCTTTGCTGGCAGTAACATCCATCCCTTCAGTAAACAGTGCCTTAAACTGGAGGGAATTCAGTTTTATTCAG TCTACACTTGGATATGTCGCTCTGCTCATAAGTACTTTCCACGTATTAATTTATGGGTGGAAAAGAGCCTTTGAAGAGGAATACTACAGGTTTTATACACCACCAAACTTTGTTCTTGCCCTTGTTTTGCCTTGTGTTGTAATTCTAGGTAAGATCATTTTACTCCTCCCATGTATAAGCAGGAAACTGAGAAGAATTAGAAGAGGATGGGAAAAAAGCCAGGTTATGGAAGAAACAAGTGGAACTGTTCCACATGTCTCACCAGAAAGGGTAACAGTGATGTGA
- the STEAP2 gene encoding metalloreductase STEAP2 isoform X2: protein MESISMMGSPKNCNETFLPNGVNGIKDASKIPVGIIGSGDFAKSLTIRLIRCGYHVVIGSRNPKFAAEFFPHVVDVTHHEDAVAKTNIIFVAIHREHYASLWDLKHLLVGKILVDVSNNTRVDQYPESNAEYLASLFPDSSIVKGFNVVSAWALQLGPKDASRQVYICSSNVQARHQVIELARQLNFIPIDLGALSASREIENLPLRLFTLWKGPVVLAVSLATFFFIYSFIRDVIHPYVRNQQSDFYKIPIEIVNKTLPVVAITLLSLVYLSGLLAAAYQLYYGTKYRRFPPWLESWLQCRKQLGLLSFFFATVHVAYSLCLPMRRSERYLFLNMAYQQVHANVENSWNEEEVWRIEMYISFGIMSLGLLSLLAVTSIPSVNSALNWREFSFIQCEWQLADQCPGKGTPELHTGEEEEKMKTVWRSRNL from the exons ATGGAATCGATCTCAATGATGGGAAGCCCCAAGAACTGCAATGAAACCTTCTTACCAAATGGTGTCAATGGTATCAAGGATGCCAGTAAGATCCCTGTAGGCATAATTGGAAGTGGAGACTTTGCCAAGTCCCTGACCATTCGGCTTATCAGATGCGGATACCATGTAGTCATAGGAAGCAGAAACCCCAAATTTGCTGCTGAGTTCTTTCCACATGTGGTTGATGTCACTCACCATGAAGATGCAGTAGCCAAAACTAACATAATTTTTGTTGCCATACACAGAGAACATTATGCCTCTTTGTGGGACCTGAAGCATCTACTTGTTGGTAAAATTCTTGTTGATGTTAGCAACAATACAAGAGTAGATCAGTATCCAGAATCCAATGCAGAGTATCTGGCATCACTTTTCCCAGATTCTTCCATTGTCAAAGGATTTAATGTAGTGTCAGCCTGGGCGCTACAGTTAGGACCCAAGGATGCCAGCAGACAG GTCTATATATGCAGTAGCAATGTGCAAGCTCGCCATCAAGTCATTGAACTTGCTCGTCAGTTGAATTTTATTCCCATTGATTTGGGAGCATTGTCAGCATCAAGGGAGATTGAAAACTTACCTCTACGACTGTTCACACTGTGGAAAGGGCCAGTAGTGTTGGCTGTTAGCCTGGCCACTTTTTTCTTCATCTACTCCTTCATCAGAGATGTGATACATCCATATGTGAGAAATCAGCAGAGTGACTTTTACAAGATTCCCATTGAGATTGTGAACAAGACTTTACCAGTTGTTGCTATCACGTTGTTGTCTCTGGTGTATTTATCAGGACTCCTGGCAGCTGCTTATCAGCTTTACTATGGCACTAAATATAGGCGATTTCCTCCTTGGCTGGAGAGTTGGTTGCAATGTAGAAAGCAGCTTGGTCTACTCAGTTTTTTCTTTGCTACAGTACATGTGGCTTACAGCCTCTGCTTACCTATGAGGAGGTCAGAACGATATTTGTTTCTCAATATGGCTTATCAACAG GTTCATGCAAATGTTGAAAATTCTTGGAATGAGGAAGAAGTGTGGCGAATCGAAATGTATATCTCCTTTGGAATAATGAGCCTTGGGTTGCTTTCTTTGCTGGCAGTAACATCCATCCCTTCAGTAAACAGTGCCTTAAACTGGAGGGAATTCAGTTTTATTCAG TGTGAATGGCAGCTGGCAGATCAGTGTCCAGGGAAAGGAaccccagaactgcacacaggagaggaggaagagaagatgaAGACTGTGTGGAGAAGCAGAAACTTGTGA